A section of the Bombus terrestris chromosome 2, iyBomTerr1.2, whole genome shotgun sequence genome encodes:
- the LOC100648894 gene encoding proton channel OtopLc isoform X5, whose product MGKLTPTLITGVRSGWPGLPAALPSPASPSAVIVSPETLSRHSSSSPSRAHRPPQFALALPCSSQPISAVCYPAPTFLDVAEDRKWKKLGCDALATTFSALYGKLLVVMGIAFPMAEVISTYIPPSFYEGFYLYLYFGSMIFLVYMYATLLRDGKSKSRRSATSCFTKKRKDVCDLDSSRSSSGAGGDSDVADTTCPHVTAIKPAQHYGSFYLRMGAVAFGIGSMIYSGLEFGQYFELEQNTKCHNIMLALTPATRMAFIFIQMYFIFLNNEQMKVYRHRVVARFGLMHMIGTNLSVWLSVLVQETKHEILTFYNPENNSLKISHRLGSKANLNLGGHNHYHHGEHLRLPRGLKGPHHMFECRRTNIMGSLVQDASPFLFPCTIEYSLICAAILYVMWKNISKAAFSQPKTPPGSRHHAHAYRRSPHHYSVDCARAHKGLFVGILILVLTIISLILFFVLISRPELVSFAVTEVNVCELTLYGMSTLATLIGMFQMRKLRYDGTRNLELDNILLVAAQTGMFIYSTFTIIGAQFTLAKHTILVLITALASVVQTTFQTIFILDASRRSVVTAKQIRRKPGREIVTFLLVTNLAMWAINTLEKSRAESHPVQLHFYGLWAWTIITHVSMPLAIFYRFHSTVCLCEVWKRAYKVKPTYM is encoded by the exons ATGGGAAAACTCACGCCCACTTTAATTACTGGCGTTCGCAGCGG CTGGCCAGGATTGCCGGCTGCACTACCGTCGCCGGCTTCACCGTCCGCGGTAATCGTTTCGCCGGAAACGCTGTCTAGACACAGCAGCAGCTCACCCTCCCGCGCTCACCGGCCACCCCAGTTCGCCCTGGCTCTACCATGCTCCTCGCAGCCGATTTCCGCGGTCTGCTATCCGGCACCGACCTTCCTCGATGTCGCCGAGGACCGGAAGTGGAAGAAGCTTGGATG TGACGCCCTGGCAACGACTTTTAGCGCTCTTTACGGAAAGCTGCTGGTCGTCATGGGAATCGCTTTTCCCATGGCTGAAGTAATATCCACCTACATACCGCCATCGTTCTACGAAGGATTCTACCTTTACCTCTACTTCGGCAGTATGATCTTTCTCGTCTACATGTACGCCACGTTGCTTCGCGACGGCAAATCCAAGTCAA GAAGGTCCGCTACGAGTTGTTTTACGA agaaacgaaaggaCGTGTGCGACCTGGACTCGTCGCGATCGTCGAGCGGCGCCGGTGGCGACAGCGATGTTGCGGACACCACGTGTCCGCACGTGACTGCTATCAAACCAGCCCAACACTATGGAAGCTTTTATCTACGAATGGGTGCGGTGGCGTTCGGTATCGGCTCGATGATCTACTCGGGACTGGAATTTGGTCAGTACTTCGAGCTGGAGCAGAACACCAAGTGCCACAACATCATGCTCGCCCTCACCCCGGCCACTAGGATGGCGTTCATCTTCATACAAATGTACTTTATATTTCTGAACAACGAG CAAATGAAAGTTTATCGTCATCGGGTGGTTGCGCGTTTCGGACTGATGCACATGATTGGAACGAATCTGTCGGTCTGGCTGAGCGTTCTTGTACAGGAAACGAAACACGAGATATTGACGTTCTACAATCCGGAGAACAACTCGTTAAAGATCTCCCACAGATTAG GTTCGAAGGCCAATCTTAATCTTGGGGGACATAATCACTACCACCATGGCGAGCACCTGAGGCTTCCGAGAGGTCTGAAAGGGCCGCATCACATGTTCGAGTGTCGTCGAACCAACATAATGGGATCGTTAGTCCAGGACGCCAGCCCGTTTCTATTTCCTTGTACGATCGAGTACAGCTTAATTTGTGCTGCGATTCTATACGTAATGTGGAAGAATATATCGAAGGCGGCGTTTTCTCAGCCTAAAACACCTCCTGGATCCCGGCATCATGCGCACGCTTACAG GAGATCGCCGCATCACTACAGCGTGGATTGTGCCCGGGCGCACAAAGGTCTGTTCGTCGGCATCTTGATCCTGGTGCTAACGATCATCTCGCTAATTTTATTCTTCGTGTTAATATCGCGTCCAGAATTGGTCAGCTTCGCCGTCACCGAAGTGAACGTCTGCgagttaacgttatacggaatgtCGACGTTGGCCACGCTGATAGGGATGTTCCAGATGCGAAAGCTCCGTTACGACGGCACCCGAAACCTAGAACTGGACAACATTCTTCTAGTAGCCGCGCAGACGGGCATGTTCATTTATTCAACGTTCACGATCATCGGCGCGCAGTTTACTCTGGCCAAGCACACGATCTTGGTGCTTATTACGGCGTTGGCGAGCGTTGTGCAGACTACGTTTCAAACCATCTTCATTTTGGACGCGTCAAGGAGATCTGTCGTCACTGCGAAACAAATAAGGAGGAAACCGGGTAGAGAGATCGTGACGTTTCTACTAGTGACGAATCTGGCGATGTGGGCCATTAACACGTTGGAAAAATCGCGAGCGGAATCGCACCCGGTGCAGTTGCATTTCTATGGCCTGTGGGCGTGGACGATCATCACGCACGTCTCGATGCCTCTGGCGATCTTCTACAGGTTTCACAGCACCGTCTGTCTGTGCGAAGTTTGGAAAAGGGCGTACAAGGTGAAACCAACCTACATGTGA
- the LOC100648894 gene encoding proton channel OtopLc isoform X4 produces the protein MGESSPDLSLRLRRGSSDSRDSFYMDFAQGIDSDIEEVTRPGENSDPMMDNHLEETGNELPLLEDVMITIPEEASEELREEEEAAAMEAALRTPEGRPIINTEAEKPTQQQLPSQLSTLAPQDWPGLPAALPSPASPSAVIVSPETLSRHSSSSPSRAHRPPQFALALPCSSQPISAVCYPAPTFLDVAEDRKWKKLGCDALATTFSALYGKLLVVMGIAFPMAEVISTYIPPSFYEGFYLYLYFGSMIFLVYMYATLLRDGKSKSKKRKDVCDLDSSRSSSGAGGDSDVADTTCPHVTAIKPAQHYGSFYLRMGAVAFGIGSMIYSGLEFGQYFELEQNTKCHNIMLALTPATRMAFIFIQMYFIFLNNEQMKVYRHRVVARFGLMHMIGTNLSVWLSVLVQETKHEILTFYNPENNSLKISHRLGSKANLNLGGHNHYHHGEHLRLPRGLKGPHHMFECRRTNIMGSLVQDASPFLFPCTIEYSLICAAILYVMWKNISKAAFSQPKTPPGSRHHAHAYRRSPHHYSVDCARAHKGLFVGILILVLTIISLILFFVLISRPELVSFAVTEVNVCELTLYGMSTLATLIGMFQMRKLRYDGTRNLELDNILLVAAQTGMFIYSTFTIIGAQFTLAKHTILVLITALASVVQTTFQTIFILDASRRSVVTAKQIRRKPGREIVTFLLVTNLAMWAINTLEKSRAESHPVQLHFYGLWAWTIITHVSMPLAIFYRFHSTVCLCEVWKRAYKVKPTYM, from the exons ATGGGAGAGAGCTCGCCGGATCTCAGCCTCCGGCTCCGCCGAGGCAGTTCCGACTCTAGGGATTCCTTCTACATGGACTTTGCCCAG GGCATCGACTCAGACATCGAGGAGGTAACGCGTCCAGGAGAAAACTCGGACCCGATGATGGACAACCATTTGGAAGAAACTGGGAACGAACTGCCGCTGCTAGAGGACGTGATGATCACGATCCCGGAGGAAGCTTCGGAGGAGCTGCGCGAAGAGGAGGAAGCCGCGGCGATGGAAGCTGCGTTGCGAACACCCGAGGGCCGCCCAATAATTAACACGGAAGCCGAGAAACCAACGCAGCAGCAACTCCCGTCCCAGCTCTCCACGCTCGCCCCGCAAGA CTGGCCAGGATTGCCGGCTGCACTACCGTCGCCGGCTTCACCGTCCGCGGTAATCGTTTCGCCGGAAACGCTGTCTAGACACAGCAGCAGCTCACCCTCCCGCGCTCACCGGCCACCCCAGTTCGCCCTGGCTCTACCATGCTCCTCGCAGCCGATTTCCGCGGTCTGCTATCCGGCACCGACCTTCCTCGATGTCGCCGAGGACCGGAAGTGGAAGAAGCTTGGATG TGACGCCCTGGCAACGACTTTTAGCGCTCTTTACGGAAAGCTGCTGGTCGTCATGGGAATCGCTTTTCCCATGGCTGAAGTAATATCCACCTACATACCGCCATCGTTCTACGAAGGATTCTACCTTTACCTCTACTTCGGCAGTATGATCTTTCTCGTCTACATGTACGCCACGTTGCTTCGCGACGGCAAATCCAAGTCAA agaaacgaaaggaCGTGTGCGACCTGGACTCGTCGCGATCGTCGAGCGGCGCCGGTGGCGACAGCGATGTTGCGGACACCACGTGTCCGCACGTGACTGCTATCAAACCAGCCCAACACTATGGAAGCTTTTATCTACGAATGGGTGCGGTGGCGTTCGGTATCGGCTCGATGATCTACTCGGGACTGGAATTTGGTCAGTACTTCGAGCTGGAGCAGAACACCAAGTGCCACAACATCATGCTCGCCCTCACCCCGGCCACTAGGATGGCGTTCATCTTCATACAAATGTACTTTATATTTCTGAACAACGAG CAAATGAAAGTTTATCGTCATCGGGTGGTTGCGCGTTTCGGACTGATGCACATGATTGGAACGAATCTGTCGGTCTGGCTGAGCGTTCTTGTACAGGAAACGAAACACGAGATATTGACGTTCTACAATCCGGAGAACAACTCGTTAAAGATCTCCCACAGATTAG GTTCGAAGGCCAATCTTAATCTTGGGGGACATAATCACTACCACCATGGCGAGCACCTGAGGCTTCCGAGAGGTCTGAAAGGGCCGCATCACATGTTCGAGTGTCGTCGAACCAACATAATGGGATCGTTAGTCCAGGACGCCAGCCCGTTTCTATTTCCTTGTACGATCGAGTACAGCTTAATTTGTGCTGCGATTCTATACGTAATGTGGAAGAATATATCGAAGGCGGCGTTTTCTCAGCCTAAAACACCTCCTGGATCCCGGCATCATGCGCACGCTTACAG GAGATCGCCGCATCACTACAGCGTGGATTGTGCCCGGGCGCACAAAGGTCTGTTCGTCGGCATCTTGATCCTGGTGCTAACGATCATCTCGCTAATTTTATTCTTCGTGTTAATATCGCGTCCAGAATTGGTCAGCTTCGCCGTCACCGAAGTGAACGTCTGCgagttaacgttatacggaatgtCGACGTTGGCCACGCTGATAGGGATGTTCCAGATGCGAAAGCTCCGTTACGACGGCACCCGAAACCTAGAACTGGACAACATTCTTCTAGTAGCCGCGCAGACGGGCATGTTCATTTATTCAACGTTCACGATCATCGGCGCGCAGTTTACTCTGGCCAAGCACACGATCTTGGTGCTTATTACGGCGTTGGCGAGCGTTGTGCAGACTACGTTTCAAACCATCTTCATTTTGGACGCGTCAAGGAGATCTGTCGTCACTGCGAAACAAATAAGGAGGAAACCGGGTAGAGAGATCGTGACGTTTCTACTAGTGACGAATCTGGCGATGTGGGCCATTAACACGTTGGAAAAATCGCGAGCGGAATCGCACCCGGTGCAGTTGCATTTCTATGGCCTGTGGGCGTGGACGATCATCACGCACGTCTCGATGCCTCTGGCGATCTTCTACAGGTTTCACAGCACCGTCTGTCTGTGCGAAGTTTGGAAAAGGGCGTACAAGGTGAAACCAACCTACATGTGA